A window of Amphiprion ocellaris isolate individual 3 ecotype Okinawa chromosome 12, ASM2253959v1, whole genome shotgun sequence contains these coding sequences:
- the entpd5b gene encoding ectonucleoside triphosphate diphosphohydrolase 5 isoform X1: protein MKPLTVPLLLLVLLAVAGLSRAQVQTSFLDWSRILPSLSRPANHSRIFYAVMFDAGSTGTRIHVYTFIQSDSAELPVLDNEMFHSIKPGLSAYADSPEMAGQTVRMLLKVAKKTVPRLVWKRTPLVLRATAGLRLLSAEKAHAILDQVQHVFDESPFLVPDNSVSIMNGTNEGILAWITVNFLTGHLKAQSKKTVGILDLGGGSTQITFLPKLRKTIESAPVADFVARFEFFNSTFELYTHSYLGHGLMAARLATLGALGAEGLEWQVFKSSCLPKKFRDEWSFGGLTYRVSGDPDGYAGYKLCYQEVLKVVKGIIHQPYELEDSNVFYAFSYYFDRAVDAGLIDGVQGGMLEVRDFKKRAKEVCNKMTKYPPISPFLCMDMTYITCLLKDGFGFKESTVLQASVDSSRLPSLELKLDWNRPKYSPITMPAASQKAPSSGRWQHFF, encoded by the exons ATGAAGCCACTCACCGTGCCTCTTCTCCTCCTGGTCCTGCTCGCCGTTGCAGGACTGAGCCGAGCCCAAGTCCAAACCTCTTTTTTGGACTGGTCCAGGATCCTTCCGAGTCTCAGCCGTCCGGCGAACCACAGCCGGATCTTCTACGCCGTGATGTTTGACGCAGGGAGCACGGGAACTCGCATTCACGTCTACACCTTCATCCAGAGCGACTCGG CGGAGCTGCCTGTTTTGGACAATGAGATGTTCCATTCCATAAAGCCCGGTTTGTCGGCATATGCTGACTCCCCTGAAATG gCCGGACAAACAGTGAGGATGCTGTTAAAGGTGGCCAAGAAGACGGTGCCTCGTCTGGTGTGGAAGAGAACTCCTTTAGTTCTCAGAGCCACAGCAGGACTTCGACTGCTGTCTGCAGAGAAAGCTCACGCTATTCTGGACCAG GTTCAACATGTGTTTGATGAATCTCCTTTCTTGGTCCCAGACAACAGCGTCAGCATAATGAACGGCACAAACGAAG GAATCCTGGCTTGGATAACTGTGAACTTTCTAACAG GGCACCTGAAAGCACAAAGTAAGAAGACAGTGGGGATTCTGGATTTAGGAGGAGGATCCACACAGATCACTTTCCTGCCCAAACTGAGG AAAACCATTGAAAGCGCTCCTGTTGCTGATTTCGTTGCCAGATTTGAATTCTTCAACTCAACGTTTGAATTATATACTCACAG TTATCTCGGACATGGACTAATGGCAGCGCGGCTGGCCACGCTGGGCGCTCTGGGTGCAGAAG ggttGGAGTGGCAGGTTTTTAAAAGTTCCTGTCTGCCAAAGAAGTTCAGGGATGAATGGAGCTTTGGAGGGCTGACGTACCGAGTGAGCGGGGACCCAGATG gttatGCAGGATACAAGCTTTGTTATCAGGAAGTACTTAAGGTGGTGAAGGGGATTATTCATCAGCCGTACGAGCTAGAAGACAGCAATGTTTTCTATGCTTTCTCCTATTACTTTGACAGAGCTGTGGATGCAGGCCTTATCG ATGGCGTCCAAGGAGGGATGCTGGAGGTCAGAGACTTCAAGAAGAGAGCCAAAGAGG TGTGCAATAAGATGACCAAGTACCCTCCCATCAGTCCTTTCCTGTGCATGGACATGACCTACATCACCTGCCTGCTCAAGGATGGCTTCGGCTTTAAGGAGAGCACTGTGCTGCAG gcctccgttgactcgtcccgcctgccgtctctggagctgaagctggattggaacagaccaaagtacagtccaatcacgatgccagctgcctctcaaaaggctccttcatctggcaggtggcagcacttcttctga
- the entpd5b gene encoding ectonucleoside triphosphate diphosphohydrolase 5 isoform X2 codes for MKPLTVPLLLLVLLAVAGLSRAQVQTSFLDWSRILPSLSRPANHSRIFYAVMFDAGSTGTRIHVYTFIQSDSAELPVLDNEMFHSIKPGLSAYADSPEMAGQTVRMLLKVAKKTVPRLVWKRTPLVLRATAGLRLLSAEKAHAILDQVQHVFDESPFLVPDNSVSIMNGTNEGHLKAQSKKTVGILDLGGGSTQITFLPKLRKTIESAPVADFVARFEFFNSTFELYTHSYLGHGLMAARLATLGALGAEGLEWQVFKSSCLPKKFRDEWSFGGLTYRVSGDPDGYAGYKLCYQEVLKVVKGIIHQPYELEDSNVFYAFSYYFDRAVDAGLIDGVQGGMLEVRDFKKRAKEVCNKMTKYPPISPFLCMDMTYITCLLKDGFGFKESTVLQASVDSSRLPSLELKLDWNRPKYSPITMPAASQKAPSSGRWQHFF; via the exons ATGAAGCCACTCACCGTGCCTCTTCTCCTCCTGGTCCTGCTCGCCGTTGCAGGACTGAGCCGAGCCCAAGTCCAAACCTCTTTTTTGGACTGGTCCAGGATCCTTCCGAGTCTCAGCCGTCCGGCGAACCACAGCCGGATCTTCTACGCCGTGATGTTTGACGCAGGGAGCACGGGAACTCGCATTCACGTCTACACCTTCATCCAGAGCGACTCGG CGGAGCTGCCTGTTTTGGACAATGAGATGTTCCATTCCATAAAGCCCGGTTTGTCGGCATATGCTGACTCCCCTGAAATG gCCGGACAAACAGTGAGGATGCTGTTAAAGGTGGCCAAGAAGACGGTGCCTCGTCTGGTGTGGAAGAGAACTCCTTTAGTTCTCAGAGCCACAGCAGGACTTCGACTGCTGTCTGCAGAGAAAGCTCACGCTATTCTGGACCAG GTTCAACATGTGTTTGATGAATCTCCTTTCTTGGTCCCAGACAACAGCGTCAGCATAATGAACGGCACAAACGAAG GGCACCTGAAAGCACAAAGTAAGAAGACAGTGGGGATTCTGGATTTAGGAGGAGGATCCACACAGATCACTTTCCTGCCCAAACTGAGG AAAACCATTGAAAGCGCTCCTGTTGCTGATTTCGTTGCCAGATTTGAATTCTTCAACTCAACGTTTGAATTATATACTCACAG TTATCTCGGACATGGACTAATGGCAGCGCGGCTGGCCACGCTGGGCGCTCTGGGTGCAGAAG ggttGGAGTGGCAGGTTTTTAAAAGTTCCTGTCTGCCAAAGAAGTTCAGGGATGAATGGAGCTTTGGAGGGCTGACGTACCGAGTGAGCGGGGACCCAGATG gttatGCAGGATACAAGCTTTGTTATCAGGAAGTACTTAAGGTGGTGAAGGGGATTATTCATCAGCCGTACGAGCTAGAAGACAGCAATGTTTTCTATGCTTTCTCCTATTACTTTGACAGAGCTGTGGATGCAGGCCTTATCG ATGGCGTCCAAGGAGGGATGCTGGAGGTCAGAGACTTCAAGAAGAGAGCCAAAGAGG TGTGCAATAAGATGACCAAGTACCCTCCCATCAGTCCTTTCCTGTGCATGGACATGACCTACATCACCTGCCTGCTCAAGGATGGCTTCGGCTTTAAGGAGAGCACTGTGCTGCAG gcctccgttgactcgtcccgcctgccgtctctggagctgaagctggattggaacagaccaaagtacagtccaatcacgatgccagctgcctctcaaaaggctccttcatctggcaggtggcagcacttcttctga
- the entpd5b gene encoding ectonucleoside triphosphate diphosphohydrolase 5 isoform X4 — MKPLTVPLLLLVLLAVAGLSRAQVQTSFLDWSRILPSLSRPANHSRIFYAVMFDAGSTGTRIHVYTFIQSDSAELPVLDNEMFHSIKPGLSAYADSPEMAGQTVRMLLKVAKKTVPRLVWKRTPLVLRATAGLRLLSAEKAHAILDQVQHVFDESPFLVPDNSVSIMNGTNEGILAWITVNFLTGHLKAQSKKTVGILDLGGGSTQITFLPKLRKTIESAPVADFVARFEFFNSTFELYTHSYLGHGLMAARLATLGALGAEGLEWQVFKSSCLPKKFRDEWSFGGLTYRVSGDPDGYAGYKLCYQEVLKVVKGIIHQPYELEDSNVFYAFSYYFDRAVDAGLIDGVQGGMLEVRDFKKRAKEVCNKMTKYPPISPFLCMDMTYITCLLKDGFGFKESTVLQWFCKLQMDPVHSIDTSVIPVA; from the exons ATGAAGCCACTCACCGTGCCTCTTCTCCTCCTGGTCCTGCTCGCCGTTGCAGGACTGAGCCGAGCCCAAGTCCAAACCTCTTTTTTGGACTGGTCCAGGATCCTTCCGAGTCTCAGCCGTCCGGCGAACCACAGCCGGATCTTCTACGCCGTGATGTTTGACGCAGGGAGCACGGGAACTCGCATTCACGTCTACACCTTCATCCAGAGCGACTCGG CGGAGCTGCCTGTTTTGGACAATGAGATGTTCCATTCCATAAAGCCCGGTTTGTCGGCATATGCTGACTCCCCTGAAATG gCCGGACAAACAGTGAGGATGCTGTTAAAGGTGGCCAAGAAGACGGTGCCTCGTCTGGTGTGGAAGAGAACTCCTTTAGTTCTCAGAGCCACAGCAGGACTTCGACTGCTGTCTGCAGAGAAAGCTCACGCTATTCTGGACCAG GTTCAACATGTGTTTGATGAATCTCCTTTCTTGGTCCCAGACAACAGCGTCAGCATAATGAACGGCACAAACGAAG GAATCCTGGCTTGGATAACTGTGAACTTTCTAACAG GGCACCTGAAAGCACAAAGTAAGAAGACAGTGGGGATTCTGGATTTAGGAGGAGGATCCACACAGATCACTTTCCTGCCCAAACTGAGG AAAACCATTGAAAGCGCTCCTGTTGCTGATTTCGTTGCCAGATTTGAATTCTTCAACTCAACGTTTGAATTATATACTCACAG TTATCTCGGACATGGACTAATGGCAGCGCGGCTGGCCACGCTGGGCGCTCTGGGTGCAGAAG ggttGGAGTGGCAGGTTTTTAAAAGTTCCTGTCTGCCAAAGAAGTTCAGGGATGAATGGAGCTTTGGAGGGCTGACGTACCGAGTGAGCGGGGACCCAGATG gttatGCAGGATACAAGCTTTGTTATCAGGAAGTACTTAAGGTGGTGAAGGGGATTATTCATCAGCCGTACGAGCTAGAAGACAGCAATGTTTTCTATGCTTTCTCCTATTACTTTGACAGAGCTGTGGATGCAGGCCTTATCG ATGGCGTCCAAGGAGGGATGCTGGAGGTCAGAGACTTCAAGAAGAGAGCCAAAGAGG TGTGCAATAAGATGACCAAGTACCCTCCCATCAGTCCTTTCCTGTGCATGGACATGACCTACATCACCTGCCTGCTCAAGGATGGCTTCGGCTTTAAGGAGAGCACTGTGCTGCAG tggttttgcaaattgcagatggaccctgttcactccatagacaccagtgttattcctgtagcttga
- the entpd5b gene encoding ectonucleoside triphosphate diphosphohydrolase 5 isoform X6 — MKPLTVPLLLLVLLAVAGLSRAQVQTSFLDWSRILPSLSRPANHSRIFYAVMFDAGSTGTRIHVYTFIQSDSAELPVLDNEMFHSIKPGLSAYADSPEMAGQTVRMLLKVAKKTVPRLVWKRTPLVLRATAGLRLLSAEKAHAILDQVQHVFDESPFLVPDNSVSIMNGTNEGILAWITVNFLTGHLKAQSKKTVGILDLGGGSTQITFLPKLRKTIESAPVADFVARFEFFNSTFELYTHSYLGHGLMAARLATLGALGAEGLEWQVFKSSCLPKKFRDEWSFGGLTYRVSGDPDGYAGYKLCYQEVLKVVKGIIHQPYELEDSNVFYAFSYYFDRAVDAGLIDGVQGGMLEVRDFKKRAKEVCNKMTKYPPISPFLCMDMTYITCLLKDGFGFKESTVLQGFPSQVFFHLI; from the exons ATGAAGCCACTCACCGTGCCTCTTCTCCTCCTGGTCCTGCTCGCCGTTGCAGGACTGAGCCGAGCCCAAGTCCAAACCTCTTTTTTGGACTGGTCCAGGATCCTTCCGAGTCTCAGCCGTCCGGCGAACCACAGCCGGATCTTCTACGCCGTGATGTTTGACGCAGGGAGCACGGGAACTCGCATTCACGTCTACACCTTCATCCAGAGCGACTCGG CGGAGCTGCCTGTTTTGGACAATGAGATGTTCCATTCCATAAAGCCCGGTTTGTCGGCATATGCTGACTCCCCTGAAATG gCCGGACAAACAGTGAGGATGCTGTTAAAGGTGGCCAAGAAGACGGTGCCTCGTCTGGTGTGGAAGAGAACTCCTTTAGTTCTCAGAGCCACAGCAGGACTTCGACTGCTGTCTGCAGAGAAAGCTCACGCTATTCTGGACCAG GTTCAACATGTGTTTGATGAATCTCCTTTCTTGGTCCCAGACAACAGCGTCAGCATAATGAACGGCACAAACGAAG GAATCCTGGCTTGGATAACTGTGAACTTTCTAACAG GGCACCTGAAAGCACAAAGTAAGAAGACAGTGGGGATTCTGGATTTAGGAGGAGGATCCACACAGATCACTTTCCTGCCCAAACTGAGG AAAACCATTGAAAGCGCTCCTGTTGCTGATTTCGTTGCCAGATTTGAATTCTTCAACTCAACGTTTGAATTATATACTCACAG TTATCTCGGACATGGACTAATGGCAGCGCGGCTGGCCACGCTGGGCGCTCTGGGTGCAGAAG ggttGGAGTGGCAGGTTTTTAAAAGTTCCTGTCTGCCAAAGAAGTTCAGGGATGAATGGAGCTTTGGAGGGCTGACGTACCGAGTGAGCGGGGACCCAGATG gttatGCAGGATACAAGCTTTGTTATCAGGAAGTACTTAAGGTGGTGAAGGGGATTATTCATCAGCCGTACGAGCTAGAAGACAGCAATGTTTTCTATGCTTTCTCCTATTACTTTGACAGAGCTGTGGATGCAGGCCTTATCG ATGGCGTCCAAGGAGGGATGCTGGAGGTCAGAGACTTCAAGAAGAGAGCCAAAGAGG TGTGCAATAAGATGACCAAGTACCCTCCCATCAGTCCTTTCCTGTGCATGGACATGACCTACATCACCTGCCTGCTCAAGGATGGCTTCGGCTTTAAGGAGAGCACTGTGCTGCAG GGATTTCCCAGTCAAGTTTTTTTCCATctgatttga
- the entpd5b gene encoding ectonucleoside triphosphate diphosphohydrolase 5 isoform X5, with the protein MKPLTVPLLLLVLLAVAGLSRAQVQTSFLDWSRILPSLSRPANHSRIFYAVMFDAGSTGTRIHVYTFIQSDSAELPVLDNEMFHSIKPGLSAYADSPEMAGQTVRMLLKVAKKTVPRLVWKRTPLVLRATAGLRLLSAEKAHAILDQVQHVFDESPFLVPDNSVSIMNGTNEGILAWITVNFLTGHLKAQSKKTVGILDLGGGSTQITFLPKLRKTIESAPVADFVARFEFFNSTFELYTHSYLGHGLMAARLATLGALGAEGLEWQVFKSSCLPKKFRDEWSFGGLTYRVSGDPDGYAGYKLCYQEVLKVVKGIIHQPYELEDSNVFYAFSYYFDRAVDAGLIDGVQGGMLEVRDFKKRAKEVCNKMTKYPPISPFLCMDMTYITCLLKDGFGFKESTVLQRFCKLQMDPVHSIDTNVIPVA; encoded by the exons ATGAAGCCACTCACCGTGCCTCTTCTCCTCCTGGTCCTGCTCGCCGTTGCAGGACTGAGCCGAGCCCAAGTCCAAACCTCTTTTTTGGACTGGTCCAGGATCCTTCCGAGTCTCAGCCGTCCGGCGAACCACAGCCGGATCTTCTACGCCGTGATGTTTGACGCAGGGAGCACGGGAACTCGCATTCACGTCTACACCTTCATCCAGAGCGACTCGG CGGAGCTGCCTGTTTTGGACAATGAGATGTTCCATTCCATAAAGCCCGGTTTGTCGGCATATGCTGACTCCCCTGAAATG gCCGGACAAACAGTGAGGATGCTGTTAAAGGTGGCCAAGAAGACGGTGCCTCGTCTGGTGTGGAAGAGAACTCCTTTAGTTCTCAGAGCCACAGCAGGACTTCGACTGCTGTCTGCAGAGAAAGCTCACGCTATTCTGGACCAG GTTCAACATGTGTTTGATGAATCTCCTTTCTTGGTCCCAGACAACAGCGTCAGCATAATGAACGGCACAAACGAAG GAATCCTGGCTTGGATAACTGTGAACTTTCTAACAG GGCACCTGAAAGCACAAAGTAAGAAGACAGTGGGGATTCTGGATTTAGGAGGAGGATCCACACAGATCACTTTCCTGCCCAAACTGAGG AAAACCATTGAAAGCGCTCCTGTTGCTGATTTCGTTGCCAGATTTGAATTCTTCAACTCAACGTTTGAATTATATACTCACAG TTATCTCGGACATGGACTAATGGCAGCGCGGCTGGCCACGCTGGGCGCTCTGGGTGCAGAAG ggttGGAGTGGCAGGTTTTTAAAAGTTCCTGTCTGCCAAAGAAGTTCAGGGATGAATGGAGCTTTGGAGGGCTGACGTACCGAGTGAGCGGGGACCCAGATG gttatGCAGGATACAAGCTTTGTTATCAGGAAGTACTTAAGGTGGTGAAGGGGATTATTCATCAGCCGTACGAGCTAGAAGACAGCAATGTTTTCTATGCTTTCTCCTATTACTTTGACAGAGCTGTGGATGCAGGCCTTATCG ATGGCGTCCAAGGAGGGATGCTGGAGGTCAGAGACTTCAAGAAGAGAGCCAAAGAGG TGTGCAATAAGATGACCAAGTACCCTCCCATCAGTCCTTTCCTGTGCATGGACATGACCTACATCACCTGCCTGCTCAAGGATGGCTTCGGCTTTAAGGAGAGCACTGTGCTGCAG
- the entpd5b gene encoding ectonucleoside triphosphate diphosphohydrolase 5 isoform X3 has protein sequence MKPLTVPLLLLVLLAVAGLSRAQVQTSFLDWSRILPSLSRPANHSRIFYAVMFDAGSTGTRIHVYTFIQSDSAELPVLDNEMFHSIKPGLSAYADSPEMAGQTVRMLLKVAKKTVPRLVWKRTPLVLRATAGLRLLSAEKAHAILDQVQHVFDESPFLVPDNSVSIMNGTNEGILAWITVNFLTGHLKAQSKKTVGILDLGGGSTQITFLPKLRKTIESAPVADFVARFEFFNSTFELYTHSYLGHGLMAARLATLGALGAEGLEWQVFKSSCLPKKFRDEWSFGGLTYRVSGDPDGYAGYKLCYQEVLKVVKGIIHQPYELEDSNVFYAFSYYFDRAVDAGLIDGVQGGMLEVRDFKKRAKEVCNKMTKYPPISPFLCMDMTYITCLLKDGFGFKESTVLQLTKKVNNVEASWALGATLDHFHNLKIH, from the exons ATGAAGCCACTCACCGTGCCTCTTCTCCTCCTGGTCCTGCTCGCCGTTGCAGGACTGAGCCGAGCCCAAGTCCAAACCTCTTTTTTGGACTGGTCCAGGATCCTTCCGAGTCTCAGCCGTCCGGCGAACCACAGCCGGATCTTCTACGCCGTGATGTTTGACGCAGGGAGCACGGGAACTCGCATTCACGTCTACACCTTCATCCAGAGCGACTCGG CGGAGCTGCCTGTTTTGGACAATGAGATGTTCCATTCCATAAAGCCCGGTTTGTCGGCATATGCTGACTCCCCTGAAATG gCCGGACAAACAGTGAGGATGCTGTTAAAGGTGGCCAAGAAGACGGTGCCTCGTCTGGTGTGGAAGAGAACTCCTTTAGTTCTCAGAGCCACAGCAGGACTTCGACTGCTGTCTGCAGAGAAAGCTCACGCTATTCTGGACCAG GTTCAACATGTGTTTGATGAATCTCCTTTCTTGGTCCCAGACAACAGCGTCAGCATAATGAACGGCACAAACGAAG GAATCCTGGCTTGGATAACTGTGAACTTTCTAACAG GGCACCTGAAAGCACAAAGTAAGAAGACAGTGGGGATTCTGGATTTAGGAGGAGGATCCACACAGATCACTTTCCTGCCCAAACTGAGG AAAACCATTGAAAGCGCTCCTGTTGCTGATTTCGTTGCCAGATTTGAATTCTTCAACTCAACGTTTGAATTATATACTCACAG TTATCTCGGACATGGACTAATGGCAGCGCGGCTGGCCACGCTGGGCGCTCTGGGTGCAGAAG ggttGGAGTGGCAGGTTTTTAAAAGTTCCTGTCTGCCAAAGAAGTTCAGGGATGAATGGAGCTTTGGAGGGCTGACGTACCGAGTGAGCGGGGACCCAGATG gttatGCAGGATACAAGCTTTGTTATCAGGAAGTACTTAAGGTGGTGAAGGGGATTATTCATCAGCCGTACGAGCTAGAAGACAGCAATGTTTTCTATGCTTTCTCCTATTACTTTGACAGAGCTGTGGATGCAGGCCTTATCG ATGGCGTCCAAGGAGGGATGCTGGAGGTCAGAGACTTCAAGAAGAGAGCCAAAGAGG TGTGCAATAAGATGACCAAGTACCCTCCCATCAGTCCTTTCCTGTGCATGGACATGACCTACATCACCTGCCTGCTCAAGGATGGCTTCGGCTTTAAGGAGAGCACTGTGCTGCAG